In Anopheles gambiae chromosome 2, idAnoGambNW_F1_1, whole genome shotgun sequence, a single window of DNA contains:
- the LOC11175770 gene encoding vacuolar ATPase assembly integral membrane protein VMA21 homolog, with translation MSKSKQNRNTISKAEQRAEYRTFKTVFLYCILIIALPVLTFFTSKHWIFDQLLQLSSVSSNIYSAVSAVVALHGALFLFIYKAYFAVSNESVDGRGDKVAQKED, from the exons ATGTCCAAGTCCAAGCAGAACAGAAACACCATCTCGAAAGCG GAGCAGCGCGCCGAATATCGTACGTTCAAGACCGTATTCCTGTACTGCATCTTGATTATAGCGCTTCCCGTGCTGACCTTTTTCACGTCAAAACATTGGATTTTTGATCAGCTACTCCAGCTATCCAGTGTATCGAGCAACATCTATTCAGCGGTGAGCGCTGTGGTTGCGCTGCACGGTGCATTGTTTCTTTTCATATACAAGGCGTACTTTGCGGTCAGCAACGAGTCTGTCGACGGTCGCGGGGACAAAGTTGCCCAGAAAGAAGATTAA
- the LOC1278470 gene encoding caspase Dronc has translation MNNKDRFLITHNVEKLVNYTNYKQLSFECIQQKMLSPTMVSRIEGIAQDEVTRHKKLFEKITKRGPKAFDTLLAICQQAFPTAYLILKPNSNDNQMHSTHNPQRVRSVSCNVAPKVYSLRSPGDVDDGKNNNFASNALVEESKCILQVYPDILPTTFSVKLSTRPAETHPKVPAYPMKGRNRGVAFIVNVITFLKKVHPTRNGADIDGRNLISVFQQLGFVVFYYEDITMGDLKELLAQLKESEHLSCDCFAFYILSHGDHRKGSDYIFLHDNSLLRVEDLLTEFNSVNCKRLVHKPKLFFISICRGVQSDLGAYRLSTNTERDGMIDPGKPLPSNIATYCDMLVCYATVPGFAAHRDTNTGSWFVESMCKIWSEHAHDTDVEILMKLVGEYASSYRTEHSALQTICTEQRGFFKQLFLNPGYYENPVEL, from the exons ATGAATAATAAAGATCGTTTCTTAATTACCCATAATGTAGAAAAGCTTGTGAATTACACGAACTACAAGCAATTAAGTTTTGAATGTATACAACAAAAGATGCTATCGCCGACGATGGTATCGCGTATCGAG GGTATTGCTCAGGATGAAGTTACGCGACATAAAAAACTATTTGAAAAAATTACCAAACGCGGCCCAAAAGCATTTGACACGCTGCTGGCTATATGCCAGCAAGCTTTTCCTACAGCTTACTTGATTCTGAAGCCCAACTCCAACGACAATCAAATGCATTCAACTCACAATCCTCAGCGTGTACGATCTGTGAGCTGCAATGTGGCACCAAAAGTGTACTCCCTTCGCAGTCCTGGCGATGTAGATGAtggtaaaaacaacaactttgcTTCGAACGCGCTGGTCGAAGAAAGCAAATGCATTTTGCAAGTCTATCCAGACATACTGCCAACTACGTTCTCCGTTAAGCTCTCTACAAGGCCAGCGGAAACACATCCAAAAGTACCGGCTTACCCAATGAAAGGGCGTAATCGTGGTGTGGCGTTTATTGTAAACGTCATTACGTTTTTGAAAAAAGTTCATCCTACGCGAAACGGAGCAGATATTGATGGGAGGAATTTGATTTCCGTCTTCCAGCAGCTGGGATTTGTGGTTTTTTACTACGAGGATATCACGATGGGC GATTTGAAAGAGCTGTTGGCACAGTTGAAGGAATCCGAACATTTGTCCTGCGATTGCTTTGCCTTCTACATTCTATCCCATGGTGACCATCGGAAAGGCAGCGATTACATCTTTTTGCACGATAATTCGTTACTGCGTGTGGAGGATCTGTTGACCGAATTTAATTCAGTCAATTGCAAAAGATTGGTCCACAAAccgaaattatttttcatttcaatttgccG TGGTGTGCAATCCGATCTAGGAGCGTACCGCTTATCTACGAACACCGAGCGCGATGGAATGATTGATCCGGGGAAACCTTTGCCATCAAATATTGCCACCTACTGTGACATGCTTGTGTGCTATGCAACCGTTCCAGGCTTTGCGGCACATCGAGATACAAATACAGGGTCGTGGTTTGTAGAAAGTATGTGCAAAATATGGTCCGAACATGCACATGATACTGATGTTGAAATCCTAATGAAACTCGTTGGTGAATATGCTTCATCTTATCGTACTGAACATTCTGCTTTGCAAACAATCTGCACCGAACAGAGAGGATTTTTCAAACagctatttttaaatcctgGGTATTATGAAAATCCAGTCGAACTGTGA
- the LOC133392163 gene encoding uncharacterized protein LOC133392163 isoform X1, producing MPIVKKKTILNDLHIAFETNLRRKSSKTIPIQLVGDENKDNNSLHDPLETIDEKNQQTEAAAIESVASVKPVSKQNESTEKHQNKVTEFQLHIASYISKIVSLRVAKLAANDEKITQLGMSFFDDCIGAIDITKLVQLIDKARTNLSNERKRLFVVMKRLKRNDMQNYQLDKQMQDVSLEQYYELKAEVNRIGEKLEETHKRMNNSRQQFENDVARATHVREKLFNSQNLILSVMQDVSGVKGDFSIYKQTLCDRLELKKQLRRKNESLKQRVHLFKLMPWYGQTKKQLELTKSFVKKFE from the exons ATGCCCAttgtgaaaaagaaaaccatacTGAATGACTTACATATTGCATTCGAAACCAACCTAAGGAGGAAATCTAGCAAAACGATTCCTATTCAACTTGTTGGTGATGAAAACA AAGACAACAATTCCCTTCATGATCCGCTAGAAACTATagatgaaaaaaatcaacaaacggAAGCTGCTGCTATTGAATCTGTAGCGTCGGTAAAACCcgtttcaaaacaaaatgaaagtaCAGAGAAACATCAGAACAAAGTTACTGAATTTCAATTGCACATCGCATCGTACATCTCCAAAATCGTGTCCTTGCGTGTAGCTAAACTCGCTGCTAACGACGAGAAGATTACTCAACTAGGAATGTCCTTTTTTGACGATTGCATTGGTGCTATAGATATTACCAAACTTGTGCAGCTAATCGATAAGGCTCGAACAAATTTATCAAATGAACGAAAGCGGCTTTTCGTAGTCATGAAGCGATTAAAACGAAATGATATGCAAAACTATCAGCTCGACAAACAAATGCAGGATGTTAGCCTGGAGCAGTACTACGAGCTGAAAGCGGAAGTTAACCGCATCGGAGAAAAACTCGAGGAGACACACAAACGGATGAACAATTCGCGGCAACAGTTTGAAAACGATGTAGCACGTGCCACTCACGTGCGAGAAAAGTTGTTTAACTCACAAAACCTAATACTGTCTGTAATGCAGGACGTTTCTGGAGTAAAAGGTGACTTCTCTATCTACAAACAAACGCTGTGCGATAGACTGGAGCTTAAAAAGCAGCTACGCAGGAAAAATGAATCCCTGAAACAACGTGTCCATTTATTCAAGCTTATGCCTTGGTACggacaaacaaagaaacag CTAGAGCTCACCAAATCTTTTGTGaaaaaatttgaataa
- the LOC3289846 gene encoding vacuolar protein-sorting-associated protein 36 yields MNRFEYCQARLFENESFVAKDRNIKLYDGDEKTNYEDGEVVLTSHRLLWGRNGEIARGGSCLALKLKYVLSVDEEEASSMLFGRKKRIILRLGSLASDKMPGPMDHSCSTFVKLSGRNGVEVAFVQALHSTLSARIWIVSDDGEQAQSSQSDASAAGPSADASRRQLRIGIVGIERNLAEKQKQTDANINMAFKDLGRLMAMAKDMVAITNVVSAKIRERQGEISEDETVRFKSYLLSLGIDDPVTRDGTRSNSEYFLKLSRQLCEMLLDPITEAGGMMSLADVYCRVNRARGLELLSPEDLLEACRLLTGPIKLREFPSGAIVLQLESHDDALISQRTLELVEQNVSMSPDELARLECISLLLARERLLTAEGFGQLCRDESVEGLRFYTNKFIH; encoded by the exons ATGAATCGTTTTGAATACTGCCAGGCACGACTCTTCGAGAACGAATCGTTTGTGGCAAAGGATCGCAACATTAAGCTGTATGACGGTGATGAAAAG ACCAACTATGAAGACGGCGAAGTTGTTCTGACTAGCCATCGTTTGCTGTGGGGACGTAACGGAGAAATCGCAAGGGGAGGCAGCTGCTTGGCATTGAAACTGAAATATGTTCTGTCTGTGGATGAAGAGGAAGCAAGTTCGATGTTGTTTGGACGGAAGAAACGCATAATTCTACGCCTAGGCAGCTTAGCGTCGGATAAAATGCCTGGGCCCATGGATCATAGCTGTTCAACTTTTGTGAAACTATCTGGCCGCAATGGTGTGGAGGTGGCTTTTGTTCAGGCACTTCACTCAACTTTATCCGCCCGTATCTGGATTGTGTCGGATGATGGGGAGCAGGCCCAGTCGAGCCAGTCCGACGCATCGGCTGCTGGACCCAGCGCAGACGCAAGCCGCCGCCAGTTGCGTATTGGCATAGTTGGCATTGAGCGGAATTTAGccgaaaagcaaaagcaaacagatGCCAATATCAACATGGCCTTCAAAGACCTTGGTCGACTAATGGCTATGGCGAAAGATATGGTGGCCATTACGAACGTTGTCAGTGCAAAAATACGCGAACGCCAGGGTGAAATATCGGAGGACGAAACGGTTCGTTTTAAATCGTATTTATTGAGCCTCGGCATTGACGATCCAGTCACGCGAGATGGCACACGCAGCAATTCGGAATATTTCCTAAAACTTTCGAGACAGCTTTGCGAGATGTTGCTCGATCCCATCACCGAGGCTGGAGGAATGATGTCGCTAGCTGACGTTTACTGTCGTGTTAATAGGGCCCGTGGACTGGAACTGCTATCACCCGAAGACTTGCTAGAAGCGTGTCGGCTGCTCACGGGCCCTATCAAGCTTCGCGAATTTCCCAGCGGTGCCATTGTACTGCAGCTTGAATCGCACGACGATGCGCTGATATCGCAGCGCACGCTGGAACTGGTGGAGCAGAATGTGTCCATGAGCCCGGACGAGCTGGCGCGTCTTGAATGTATTTCGCTGTTATTAGCACGCGAGCGACTACTAACCGCAGAAGGCTTTGGTCAGCTTTGCCGCGACGAGTCGGTCGAAGGATTGCGGTTCTatacaaataaatttattcattGA
- the LOC1278468 gene encoding piRNA biogenesis protein EXD1, with product MNKIDLVLGQTVLLELEEECLLGELLHVGSDRSFIRLSNVRDMLTKESYGIQTYYNSEIRNIQVISADKGNTQAGPSANARDNPKQFTKLLTLENLQETLEQINNYIFIHQTDVKYHDSIRYLKTQRHLGIAMESIEHGRHSISPSLLSIATHDSIYIFDIKWMKITDEMRDLLSNDRYRRVLHNGRLVKDVLQHKFGVELGKCFDVMVAHIAIGKTEGKIVEEGVSLQACVQSYLKLPDKFFDMNANFDERPVSDTTKREAAKHVVFLLPLQDLFIHEIMLEPFYSSCSNYLQSLSRNPDFISSLTDLRNKNGEAIEAVAPVNLGIDVELLDIPEQESNRS from the exons ATGAACAAGATTGACTTGGTACTTGGACAGACCGTTTTGCTGGAACTGGAGGAAGAATGTTTACTCGGCGAGCTGTTGCACGTAGGTTCTGATCGATCGTTCATCCGCTTATCGAACGTGCGCGACATGCTCACGAAGGAGTCTTATGGCATTCAAACGTACTATAATTCGGAAATAAGGAACATCCAGGTTATCTCTGCCGATAAGGGAAACACTCAAGCTGGTCCCTCGGCAAACGCTCGAGACAACCCCAAACAATTCACAAAACTACTTACACTGGAAAATTTACAGGAGACGCTGGAGCAGATAAATAACTACATTTTCATACACCAAACGGATGTTAAATATCACGATTCGATTCGATATCTCAAAACTCAGCGCCATTTGGGTATTGCAATGGAAAGCATCGAGCATGGGAGGCACTCTATCTCGCCATCACTGTTGTCCATAGCAACTCATGATTCGATCTACATCTTTGACATCAAATGGATGAAGATAACGGATGAAATGCGTGATCTGCTGTCTAACGATCGATACAGGCGCGTTTTACACAATGGGCGGCTAGTGAAAGACGTCCTTCAGCATAAGTTTGGTGTAGAGCTGGGGAAGTGTTTCGACGTAATGGTTGCCCACATTGCAATCGGTAAAACGGAGGGAAAGATTGTAGAAGAAGGAGTTTCTTTGCAAGCATGCGTGCAAAGTTACTTAAAACTGCCGGACAAGTTTTTTGATATGAAT GCCAATTTTGATGAGCGCCCGGTGAGCGACACGACGAAGCGAGAAGCAGCGAAGCATGTTGTATTTTTGCTACCGCTACAGGACCTGTTCATCCACGAAATCATGCTGGAACCATTTTACAGTAGCTGTAGCAATTATTTGCAAAGCTTGTCCCGCAATCCGGATTTCATCAGCAGCTTGACCGATTTGCGAAACAAGAACGGTGAAGCAATCGAGGCGGTAGCTCCTGTAAACTTGGGAATTGATGTGGAGTTGCTGGATATACCAGAACAGGAGTCGAACCGCAGCTAA
- the LOC1278467 gene encoding proteasomal ubiquitin receptor ADRM1 homolog — MSGPIFGSSSALGGSSGGNRHLVEFRAGRMNMVNKMVHPDNRKGLVYVYQAEDGLIHFCWKDRTSGTVEDDLILFPDDCEFKKIDYVKNGRVYVLKFKSSSRRLFFWMQEPKTDRDDEWCRRINEVINNPPSGNSIGSGGRNGGNDNGDLQYMLNNMSQQQIMQLFGGVGQMGGLSSLLGSMTRSNSGNSSSRTSAATPSNRSSSSLATSNNGNGGSTTTPSAAVNAPSTPRAPKKTSGTTKTNSASGASTGSPISTPVGRNAGSAGTADGGTRILLSDLQNYLSGISATGVDGSGQRRNIDLASAVNSQTLASIISDQEKVDALVAHLPQLEGDENKKEQLKETISSPQFQQALSMFSNALQSGQLGPVVSQFQLNADAVAAANAGDLEQFVKALENSEKSPASEASGATNKQSAGSSTSTDQPKPSEVAKEENGHGKTQNKDQDDEMAG, encoded by the exons ATGAGTGGACCTATATTTGGTAGCAGCAGCGCGCTGGGTGGAAGTTCCGGTGGGAATCGACATCTGGTCGAATTTCGTGCCGGGCGCATGAACATGGTAAACAAGATGGTCCACCCGGACAACCGAAAGGGGCTGGTGTACGTGTATCAAGCGGAAGATGGATTAATACACTTTTGCTGGAAGGATCGTACCTCCGGAACGGTCGAGGATGATCTCATTTTGTTCCCGGACGATTGCGAGTTTAAGAAGATCGATTACGTAAAGAATGGCAGAGTGTATGTGTTGAAGTTCAAGTCTTCCAGCCGAAGATTATTCTTCTGGATGCAGGAACCGAAGACGGATCGTGATGATGAGTGGTGCCGTCGCATTAATGAAGTGATCAACAATCCACCGTCTGGGAATAGCATCGGTTCCGGTGGCAGAAACGGTGGCAATGATAATGGTGACTTGCAGTACATGTTGAACAATATGTCGCAACAGCAAATCATGCAATTATTCGGCGGTGTTGGGCAGATGGGCGGATTGAGCAGCCTGCTCGGGTCTATGAC CCGCTCCAATTCCGGAAATTCTAGCAGCCGAACCAGCGCTGCTACCCCGTCGAATCGAAGCAGTAGCAGCTTGGCGACCAGCAATAATGGCAACGGTGGCAGCACTACCACTCCAAGCGCCGCAGTCAATGCACCATCTACGCCCCGTGCACCGAAGAAAACAAGTGGAACCACTAAAACTAACTCCGCGTCCGGAGCTTCCACTGGTTCGCCGATAAGCACACCTGTCGGGCGAAATGCTGGCAGCGCGGGCACTGCTGACGGAGGTACAAGAATATTACTGTCCGATTTGCAAAACTATCTTTCTGGCATTAGCGCAACCGGTGTGGATGGATCCGGACAGAGGCGCAATATCGATCTAGCATCTGCCGTCAATTCACAAACGTTGGCTTCGATTATTTCCGACCAAGAGAAAGTGGATGCGCTAGTTGCACACCTACCTCAGCTGGAAGGTGATGAGAACAAAAAAGAGCAGCTGAAGGAAACCATCTCGTCTCCCCAATTTCAGCAAGCACTGTCGATGTTCTCTAACGCACTGCAGTCTGGTCAGCTTGGCCCAGTAGTTTCCCAGTTTCAACTCAACGCCGACGCTGTCGCTGCGGCGAATGCAGGGGACCTGGAACAATTCGTGAAGGCGTTGGAAAATAGCGAAAAATCACCGGCTTCAGAAGCTTCAGGCGCAACAAACAAGCAGTCTGCTGGTTCTTCTACCAGCACTGACCAGCCAAAGCCATCCGAAGTGGCCAAGGAGGAGAACGGCCAcggcaaaacacaaaataaagaCCAGGATGATGAGATGGCCGGATAG
- the LOC1278465 gene encoding uncharacterized protein LOC1278465, which produces MWSLVVLSFCFVQTVLSQCTVNVKTDLTFPEPVFLKNDNLWIPKNGQLTWAFGESSVIACPKNNVVNILQETALLTCVGASTFLLNGLPINASGIVCAKVVTGDLQLTSDQCENGGTIRNIGFDIAGIGFVKHFSVCYNSQTASAIYTKHVIHGDSIADSIVESYRPSFKVTGVPSSVMVDTSYTIKAQQTRLADLLGSSTQAAKYVNSTNYLARGHLTPDADGIFRTWQWDTYFYVNVAPQWQKVNGGNWLTVEKIARNIADRLQRDLLVYTGTFDVLTLPHTNGTQVSITLSANGITVPKWTWKIIKSPSSNAAIAFVTSNDPYRTSIASSELLCPDVCALYGWSNAALQTFSKGFTYCCTTDSLRGNVNSVPFDATAINVLSA; this is translated from the exons ATGTGGTCACTGGTTgttctttcgttttgtttcgtgcAAACCGTCCTAAGCC AATGTACAGTTAATGTAAAAACTGATCTCACCTTTCCGGAGCCTGTGTTTCTGAAGAATGATAACCTTTGGATACCAAAGAACGGGCAACTTACCTGGGCGTTTGGCGAGTCAAGTGTTATTGCATGTCCCAAAAATAACGTAGTCAACA TACTACAAGAAACGGCACTTCTCACATGTGTTGGTGCAAGCACATTCCTATTAAACGGTCTTCCGATCAATGCATCCGGAATAGTTTGCGCCAAGGTTGTTACTGGAGATCTTCAGTTGACAAGTGATCAATGTGAAAACGGTGGTACGATTCGCAATATTGGATTCGATATTGCCGGAATTGGATTCGTGAAACACTTTTCTGTGTGTTACAATTCCCAGACAGCGTCCGCTATCTACACAAAGCATGTTATCCATGGAGATTCTATTGCAG ATAGTATAGTGGAGTCTTACCGCCCATCTTTCAAAGTAACTGGAGTTCCCAGTTCTGTTATGGTGGACACTTCTTATACCATCAAGGCGCAGCAAACACGATTAGCCGATCTACTCGGATCGTCCACCCAGGCTGCAAAGTATGTGAACTCCACCAATTACCTAGCTAGGGGACATTTGACACCGGATGCAGATGGTATTTTCCGTACCTGGCAGTGGGATACGTACTTTTACGTCAACGTTGCCCCTCAGTGGCAAAAGGTCAACGGTGGCAACTGGTTGACTGTAGAAAAGATCGCTCGCAACATTGCTGATCGTCTTCAACGCGACCTGTTGGTGTATACTGGAACGTTCGATGTCTTAACACTGCCCCATACAAACGGTACACAAGTTTCCATCACACTTAGTGCAAACGGAATAACGGTGCCAAAATGGACGTGGAAAATTATCAAGTCACCAAGCAGCAATGCAGCTATCGCTTTTGTCACCAGTAACGATCCGTACCGAACATCTATTGCGTCCAGCGAACTCTTATGTCCTGATGTTTGCGCCCTTTATGGTTGGTCTAATGCTGCGCTccaaacattttccaaaggATTCACTTACTGTTGTACCACCGATAGTTTAAGAGGTAATGTAAACAGTGTTCCCTTCGATGCGACCGCTATCAATGTGTTGTCCGCTTGA
- the LOC1278469 gene encoding F-box/WD repeat-containing protein 4, with protein MRNQGETNTLASNKQLCDLDEYSLAHVFLFLNVGDLDRCVLVCKKFQHIIQRVVFPKKCKHALVTGSDHGAALSPYHYTRRKRVKLDENWRYGRYEERSYFHHNVMYISQLAIDKDCLYMTHGGRLQAHRRTKSVHMIDTRIAWMVGSVGDSDITSLAKKNNRFFAGRMDGKILLYEHGSGQQHLQTITNDIIKAVDFNKDVYAVTTKNESTYVFNYSPPDRELLYDGDVFEHSHVYPNAYETIKLNNNLLAVGKFHCSKKRALQLIDLYSCTIQQLNSPSTAVYDVLWKDEHCILCGNFDTTMRLVDVRTGNDEACWTDPYNASVYCLSYNGTYAVHCGMKYHYRTNLYDLRAPNRCVQMYFPLKKNSNFSPVYRIAADCSQMFVVTDHNLRILNFDADWAATKDYASI; from the exons ATGCGGAACCAAGGCGAAACAAATACCTTGGCTTCAAACAAGCAGCTCTGCGATTTAGATGAATACTCTTTGGCGCatgtgtttctgtttctgaatgtgGGAGACTTGGATCGTTGCGTTTTGGTTTGCAAAAAATTCCAGCACATAATTCAGAGAGTGGTCTTTCCCAAAAAATGCAAGCACGCCTTGGTGACCGGTTCGGATCATGGAGCAGCCTTAAGTCCCTACCACTATACCCGACGAAAACGAGTCAAGTTGGACGAAAATTGGCGCTATGGAAGGTACGAGGAGCGGTCTTACTTTCATCATAACGTGATGTACATATCGCAACTAGCAATCGATAAGGACTGTCTTTACATGACACACGGCGGTCGTCTGCAAGCCCACCGAAGGACGAAAAGCGTACACATGATCGATACCAGAATCGCTTGGATGGTTGGCTCGGTAGGAGATTCAGATATCACGAGTCTGGCCAAAAAGAACAATCGATTCTTCGCCGGTCGTATGGATGGGAAAATTTTACTCTACGAACATGGCTCAGGCCAACAGCATTTGCAAACGATAACAAACGATATTATCAAGGCGGTCGATTTTAACAAAGATGTCTATGCAGTGACAACGAAAAACGAATCAACGTACGTGTTCAACTATTCTCCGCCGGATCGCGAACTGCTGTATGATGGTGATGTGTTTGAACATTCCCACGTTTACCCTAACGCATATGAAACAATAAAGTTGAACAACAATCTACTGGCGGTAGGCAAATTTCATTGCAGCAAGAAGCGCGCACTTCAATTGATAGATTTGTACAG CTGCACCATTCAGCAGTTGAATTCACCTTCCACGGCTGTGTACGATGTGCTCTGGAAGGACGAGCACTGTATTCTTTGCGGCAATTTTGATACCACCATGCGCCTAGTCGATGTGCGCACTGGGAACGATGAGGCATGTTGGACAGATCCTTACAATGCATCAGTATACTGTCTCTCCTACAATGGGACGTATGCCGTACACTGTGGAATGAAGTACCACTACCGGACCAACCTGTACGATTTGCGAGCGCCAAACCGCTGTGTTCAGATGTACTTCCCTTTGAAGAAGAATAGCAACTTTTCTCCCGTCTATCGGATTGCCGCTGACTGCAGCCAAATGTTTGTTGTAACCGACCATAACTTGCGGATACTTAATTTCGACGCCGATTGGGCTGCCACAAAGGACTATGCTTCGATATAG
- the LOC1278466 gene encoding probable oligoribonuclease codes for MPVLLSSLLKFSKNSRVTSCYKLWHTLSAVSKANRSTMSETSVQNLVWIDLEMTGLDVEKDRILEIACIVTDSKLNIIAKGPNIIINEPDVVLAGMNSWCKDHHSKSGLIEAVKKSTYSVDQAERDVLDFVKKYCPERKCPMAGNSIYMDRLFIMKYMPTLNEYLHYRVIDVSTVKELCKRWNQNVYNSSPPKKLAHRALDDIEESINEMKYYKSMFFNSVETKIDRD; via the coding sequence ATGCCGGTGTTGCTTAGTAGTTTGCTTAAGTTTAGTAAAAATAGTCGAGTAACAAGTTGTTACAAATTGTGGCATACGTTGTCCGCTGTATCCAAAGCAAATAGGAGCACCATGTCCGAAACTTCAGTTCAAAATTTAGTGTGGATAGACTTGGAAATGACGGGGCTGGATGTGGAAAAGGATCGAATTTTAGAGATCGCTTGCATTGTAACCGACAGcaaattaaacattattgCAAAAGGACCAAACATAATCATAAATGAGCCTGATGTTGTTCTGGCAGGAATGAACAGCTGGTGCAAGGATCATCATTCAAAATCGGGATTGATAGAAGCTGTGAAGAAATCTACCTACAGTGTAGACCAGGCGGAAAGGGATGTATTggattttgttaaaaaatacTGTCCTGAGCGAAAGTGCCCGATGGCAGGAAATAGCATTTATATGGACCGCCTGTTCATTATGAAATATATGCCGACATTGAATGAATATCTTCATTATCGTGTGATAGATGTAAGCACGGTGAAGGAATTATGCAAACGATGGAATCAAAACGTCTATAACTCTTCGCCACCGAAAAAGCTTGCCCATCGTGCTTTGGATGACATCGAAGAAAGCATTAACGAGATGAAATATTACAAGAGCATGTTTTTCAACTCAGTTGAAACTAAAATTGATCGCGACTAG
- the LOC133392163 gene encoding uncharacterized protein LOC133392163 isoform X2 encodes MSFFDDCIGAIDITKLVQLIDKARTNLSNERKRLFVVMKRLKRNDMQNYQLDKQMQDVSLEQYYELKAEVNRIGEKLEETHKRMNNSRQQFENDVARATHVREKLFNSQNLILSVMQDVSGVKGDFSIYKQTLCDRLELKKQLRRKNESLKQRVHLFKLMPWYGQTKKQLELTKSFVKKFE; translated from the exons ATGTCCTTTTTTGACGATTGCATTGGTGCTATAGATATTACCAAACTTGTGCAGCTAATCGATAAGGCTCGAACAAATTTATCAAATGAACGAAAGCGGCTTTTCGTAGTCATGAAGCGATTAAAACGAAATGATATGCAAAACTATCAGCTCGACAAACAAATGCAGGATGTTAGCCTGGAGCAGTACTACGAGCTGAAAGCGGAAGTTAACCGCATCGGAGAAAAACTCGAGGAGACACACAAACGGATGAACAATTCGCGGCAACAGTTTGAAAACGATGTAGCACGTGCCACTCACGTGCGAGAAAAGTTGTTTAACTCACAAAACCTAATACTGTCTGTAATGCAGGACGTTTCTGGAGTAAAAGGTGACTTCTCTATCTACAAACAAACGCTGTGCGATAGACTGGAGCTTAAAAAGCAGCTACGCAGGAAAAATGAATCCCTGAAACAACGTGTCCATTTATTCAAGCTTATGCCTTGGTACggacaaacaaagaaacag CTAGAGCTCACCAAATCTTTTGTGaaaaaatttgaataa